A genome region from Paenibacillus sp. J23TS9 includes the following:
- a CDS encoding extracellular solute-binding protein — MSYKSDRPTFHERLDHFVSVIRTDILNGIRQEGTYLPSESALARQYQLSNKSIRKGLDQLVEEGLIVKIDRVGSMVTPHSRESVTINYGCPLSLTSDFMIDDLIAEFSRRNPGIHVRRITLNPLGYVRSAEEMMQNGLLDVVAFNSSQFQEWNELGLTPLLEELGSDKAIYPITESAFRIEDKVYARPVSFSPVVLCYNKQHFRDADIPEPDSYWSWDDLIDATSQLAKSRGRHGIYFLPASENRYSIFLLQGGKGRKELPDGSSRLNMLEGLDKLNELINNRLIFPNYWAQGNDETIRLFAEGQVSTILATYFNLNEFAHMNLEYDICPLPSLHRGDPQKTLMLSIGTALVHHSPSKEAASRFMEFLSSADAQMMIRDKTISIPARKEAAEATGNQGGLNRPSRYSMFREMLPSYAYHKEIGLQMQTLRMFSRFLKEYWSGMIDVNVLYEKLENLAVQSEIGEQTMPVVKQS, encoded by the coding sequence ATGAGTTATAAATCAGATCGACCCACGTTTCATGAACGGCTTGACCATTTCGTGAGCGTGATACGTACAGATATTTTAAACGGAATTAGACAGGAAGGAACCTATCTTCCCTCGGAAAGTGCGCTCGCCAGGCAGTATCAGCTCAGCAATAAATCGATTCGTAAAGGGCTGGATCAGCTGGTGGAGGAGGGGCTGATTGTCAAGATCGATCGGGTCGGCAGTATGGTTACTCCGCATTCCAGGGAATCTGTCACCATTAATTATGGTTGTCCTCTTTCCCTGACCAGTGACTTTATGATTGACGATTTGATTGCAGAATTCAGCCGGCGGAATCCGGGCATTCATGTAAGAAGGATTACCCTGAACCCTTTGGGCTATGTGCGGTCCGCGGAAGAAATGATGCAGAACGGACTGCTGGATGTGGTAGCCTTTAACAGCTCGCAGTTTCAGGAATGGAATGAGCTTGGACTTACACCGCTGCTAGAGGAGCTTGGATCTGATAAGGCTATTTATCCGATCACGGAATCAGCATTTCGCATTGAAGATAAAGTATATGCGCGGCCAGTATCGTTTTCACCCGTGGTGCTCTGCTATAACAAGCAGCATTTCCGGGATGCCGATATTCCTGAACCGGACAGCTACTGGAGCTGGGATGATCTTATTGATGCAACCTCGCAACTGGCGAAAAGCCGCGGCCGGCACGGCATTTACTTCTTGCCGGCTTCAGAGAACCGTTATTCCATATTTCTGCTGCAGGGGGGAAAGGGAAGGAAGGAGCTGCCGGACGGAAGCAGCAGACTCAATATGCTGGAAGGCTTGGATAAGCTCAACGAGCTCATCAACAACCGTCTGATTTTCCCCAACTATTGGGCGCAGGGAAATGATGAGACGATCCGTCTTTTTGCGGAGGGGCAGGTGTCGACCATTCTGGCGACCTATTTTAACCTGAACGAATTCGCGCATATGAATCTGGAGTACGATATTTGTCCGCTTCCGAGTCTGCATAGAGGGGACCCGCAAAAAACGCTGATGCTGTCGATTGGTACTGCGCTGGTTCATCATTCACCTTCCAAGGAAGCGGCCAGCCGATTTATGGAGTTCCTATCCTCCGCAGATGCGCAGATGATGATCCGGGATAAAACGATCAGTATCCCGGCCCGGAAGGAAGCGGCAGAAGCGACAGGAAATCAGGGGGGACTCAACCGTCCATCAAGGTATTCCATGTTCCGTGAGATGCTTCCGTCTTATGCTTATCACAAAGAAATTGGCCTGCAAATGCAGACACTGAGAATGTTCAGCAGGTTCTTAAAGGAATATTGGTCGGGAATGATTGATGTAAATGTACTGTATGAAAAGCTTGAAAATTTAGCCGTTCAGTCCGAAATAGGAGAACAGACAATGCCTGTTGTTAAACAATCGTAG
- a CDS encoding zinc ribbon domain-containing protein: MAFCKQCGSQLPEQSKFCRECGSRIGQMEPVARSADLSTPGTAATPVRMSPKAKIWLMSVIALIILCTAAYKTGEHFTSKERLISKLETALNHKDMKKTAALLVSGDQRLIINENTLAAFKSYLDSEPDEQKRLIQDLNEQAKELDRSKDSGSDSATYKGLIHLEKKGKKLLVYNHYRLVVEPVYVTLETNYKDTALYVGEQQVGAADKPDYEHKYGPYLPGKYTLTAKLKTDLVDLVRSEDMNLLDQNAGYTSSLHLDGEDVTVDMGLGEIQDLTGTVVINGKDTAINPYKQPTFGPVTTDGTMKMSIQSTFPWGTVTTAEVPISSDYIEVNPVSDKAFEESIMDQVAKNNQQQLVAYTSGDVKKMEAATDTLKESVRQRIVQDREYRNYYQGRYMGSTFDLDSMRLYQDNGNWECSLNANIRMMEDHFYDGDTPSLEENSRAVKVVLVFDAQKKGWYVDSIRDTYGFGSGRTKDTVSKDPGVYMSSWAPKSAAAAASASAQGLDYSGTLWFMNEYLSTSVEAMNNRLFDQVANLIDPAGPAYKESENYIAHLEAKGITEYLNSFELLGLSKNSDGSFKAVTSENYTISYQDGSVKNKSFVSEYKLVTIDGMLKVHQLVSTKEQ, translated from the coding sequence ATGGCTTTTTGTAAACAATGCGGATCGCAGCTGCCGGAGCAAAGTAAATTTTGCCGGGAGTGCGGAAGCCGGATCGGACAGATGGAGCCGGTAGCCCGTTCTGCGGACCTGTCCACGCCTGGCACTGCCGCCACACCTGTGCGGATGTCGCCTAAAGCGAAAATATGGCTTATGTCCGTGATCGCTCTCATCATTCTGTGCACGGCAGCATACAAGACGGGAGAGCATTTTACAAGTAAAGAGCGCTTGATCAGCAAGCTGGAAACGGCACTGAACCACAAAGATATGAAGAAAACCGCAGCCCTGCTTGTTTCGGGAGATCAGCGGCTGATCATTAATGAAAATACACTCGCGGCATTCAAGAGTTACCTGGACAGCGAGCCGGACGAGCAGAAAAGACTGATTCAGGATTTGAACGAACAGGCCAAGGAGCTTGACCGCAGCAAGGACAGCGGTTCGGATTCCGCTACGTATAAAGGGTTGATTCACCTCGAGAAGAAAGGGAAGAAGCTGCTGGTTTATAATCATTACCGCCTGGTGGTTGAACCGGTATATGTCACGCTGGAAACCAATTATAAGGATACGGCATTGTATGTTGGTGAACAGCAGGTTGGCGCAGCCGACAAGCCGGATTATGAGCATAAATATGGCCCTTATCTGCCGGGGAAATATACGCTTACCGCAAAGTTGAAAACGGACTTGGTGGATCTCGTGCGTTCCGAGGATATGAATCTGCTGGATCAGAACGCGGGGTACACGTCCTCACTTCATCTTGATGGAGAAGATGTGACCGTCGACATGGGACTTGGAGAGATTCAGGATCTGACAGGTACCGTTGTGATTAATGGCAAAGACACCGCCATCAATCCTTATAAGCAGCCTACATTTGGACCGGTTACAACAGACGGCACGATGAAAATGTCCATTCAGTCCACATTTCCATGGGGCACCGTGACAACGGCGGAGGTGCCAATCAGCAGTGATTACATCGAAGTGAATCCGGTCTCGGACAAGGCATTCGAGGAGAGCATCATGGATCAGGTGGCAAAAAATAATCAACAGCAGCTTGTTGCATATACCTCCGGTGATGTGAAAAAGATGGAGGCAGCCACAGATACTCTCAAAGAAAGCGTGCGGCAGCGTATTGTCCAGGACCGTGAATACCGGAACTATTACCAGGGCAGATATATGGGCTCAACTTTTGACCTGGATTCGATGCGGTTATATCAGGACAACGGAAACTGGGAGTGCTCGCTTAACGCCAATATCCGGATGATGGAGGATCATTTCTACGATGGGGACACGCCTTCGCTGGAAGAAAACTCACGTGCAGTGAAAGTAGTACTGGTGTTTGACGCCCAGAAGAAGGGCTGGTATGTGGATTCCATCCGAGATACATACGGCTTTGGAAGCGGACGAACCAAGGATACGGTATCCAAGGATCCGGGCGTATATATGTCTTCCTGGGCACCGAAGTCGGCAGCGGCAGCAGCCTCGGCCAGCGCGCAGGGACTCGATTATAGCGGCACGCTCTGGTTTATGAATGAGTATCTGTCTACATCGGTTGAAGCGATGAACAACCGCCTCTTTGACCAGGTGGCTAATCTGATTGACCCGGCGGGGCCGGCTTACAAGGAATCGGAGAATTACATCGCACATCTCGAAGCGAAAGGCATTACGGAGTATCTGAACAGCTTCGAGCTGCTGGGTTTGAGTAAAAATAGCGACGGCAGTTTCAAGGCTGTAACTTCGGAGAATTATACCATCAGCTATCAGGATGGGTCTGTCAAGAACAAGAGCTTTGTATCGGAGTACAAGCTGGTCACGATTGACGGCATGCTGAAGGTGCATCAGCTGGTCAGCACCAAAGAACAGTAA
- a CDS encoding sugar ABC transporter permease, producing MSDTTAAMPVKPGKRLKQRTGRKSFWRYRWLYLFMVPGIIYYLIYQYVPMLGLVVAFQDYNLLKGVTGSPWVGLDNFRTVFSSPDFPILMKNTLLLSVYRIIFNMLPDLLLALMLNEIRVRWFKKWIQTLTYGPHFLSWIIVYGLVYAFFAPGSGLITTFMRDMGWTSVDVLTNSSVFRPMLILTEIWKSTGYGAIIYLAALANINQELYEASAIDGAGRWRQLWNVTLPGVRDVFVLLLILRLGHILDAGFEQVYIFLNVRVYDVGDILDTWIFRRGIEQMQFSVPAAVGVFKSMIGLVLVLGANKIAKKLGGSGIW from the coding sequence ATGAGTGACACCACTGCAGCTATGCCTGTCAAACCAGGTAAGCGATTGAAGCAGAGAACCGGCAGGAAGAGCTTCTGGCGTTACCGCTGGCTTTACCTTTTTATGGTTCCCGGCATTATCTACTATCTGATTTACCAGTATGTGCCCATGCTAGGACTGGTTGTCGCCTTTCAGGATTATAACCTCCTTAAAGGAGTAACTGGCAGCCCTTGGGTAGGATTGGACAATTTCCGGACGGTGTTTTCCTCTCCTGATTTTCCTATCCTGATGAAAAATACGCTTCTCCTCAGCGTTTACCGCATCATTTTCAACATGCTGCCGGACTTGCTTCTGGCATTGATGCTTAATGAAATACGGGTCCGATGGTTTAAAAAGTGGATTCAAACACTGACCTACGGACCGCATTTTCTATCCTGGATCATCGTTTACGGTTTGGTATATGCCTTTTTTGCACCTGGCTCGGGTCTGATCACGACATTCATGCGGGATATGGGTTGGACATCGGTTGATGTACTGACCAATTCCTCCGTATTCCGACCGATGCTGATTTTGACCGAAATCTGGAAAAGTACCGGTTATGGAGCCATTATTTATCTGGCGGCACTTGCGAATATCAACCAGGAGCTGTACGAAGCGTCCGCGATCGATGGCGCAGGCCGCTGGCGGCAATTATGGAACGTTACACTGCCAGGAGTGCGCGATGTGTTTGTGCTTTTGCTCATTCTTCGGCTGGGACATATTCTGGATGCCGGCTTCGAGCAGGTGTACATTTTCCTGAACGTCCGCGTATACGATGTCGGTGACATTCTGGATACTTGGATATTCCGCAGAGGCATTGAGCAAATGCAATTTAGTGTTCCGGCGGCAGTCGGGGTCTTTAAATCTATGATTGGTCTGGTACTGGTGCTCGGGGCGAACAAAATCGCCAAGAAACTGGGCGGCTCGGGGATCTGGTAG
- a CDS encoding carbohydrate ABC transporter permease yields MPVLFKRSWSDRIVDGGIYSILALFGLLTLFPLYYVVIVSFTPYTEVLRNGGFLLVPHKFTLDAFKVIFTSGVVPKALGVTVLVTVLGTALNLLVTTLLAYSLSKKFLPGRNVVLMGIVFTMLFSGGLIPTFLTVKMTGLMNTIWALIIPGLVSTFNMLIMKTYFESLPQEVEEAAKVDGCGDLATLVKIVLPLSMPIMATLGLFYGVTHWNAYFPGIMYLNDRSLYPLQVVLRNMIITPSVSQELAVPQTQLSALPPESIKMATVVVAIVPVMIVYPFLQKYFIKGMLIGAVKG; encoded by the coding sequence ATGCCTGTTTTATTCAAAAGATCATGGTCTGACCGTATTGTGGACGGCGGCATTTACTCCATACTCGCGCTGTTCGGTCTATTAACGCTATTTCCGCTCTACTATGTGGTGATTGTTTCTTTTACACCTTATACCGAGGTGCTTCGCAACGGTGGTTTTCTGCTGGTGCCGCATAAATTCACGTTGGATGCATTCAAGGTCATTTTTACGAGTGGTGTTGTGCCGAAGGCTCTCGGAGTTACTGTTCTGGTCACCGTGCTTGGTACCGCGCTCAATTTGTTGGTTACCACACTTCTAGCCTACTCGTTATCTAAAAAGTTTCTGCCGGGAAGGAATGTGGTGCTGATGGGGATTGTCTTTACGATGCTGTTCTCCGGCGGCCTGATTCCAACGTTTCTGACGGTAAAAATGACAGGGCTGATGAACACGATCTGGGCACTTATTATTCCAGGTCTGGTATCCACGTTTAATATGCTCATCATGAAAACCTATTTCGAAAGTCTTCCCCAGGAGGTGGAGGAAGCTGCGAAAGTGGATGGCTGCGGAGATCTGGCCACACTCGTTAAGATCGTCCTTCCGCTGTCCATGCCCATTATGGCAACGCTGGGTCTCTTCTACGGCGTAACACACTGGAACGCTTATTTCCCGGGAATTATGTACCTTAACGACCGCAGTCTGTATCCGCTTCAGGTGGTGCTGCGGAATATGATTATCACGCCAAGCGTCAGCCAGGAGCTGGCCGTACCGCAAACGCAGCTGAGTGCGCTCCCGCCTGAGTCGATCAAGATGGCCACCGTCGTAGTCGCTATTGTGCCGGTGATGATTGTGTACCCGTTCCTTCAAAAGTATTTTATCAAAGGGATGCTGATCGGCGCCGTCAAGGGTTGA
- a CDS encoding hemolysin family protein produces METVKIIMVVLLILLTAFFVASEYSVIRVRLSRMNQLAAEGNKNAKAVKHIISKLDEFLSACQLGTTLTSMALGWLGESTVERLLHPLFELLHIPGPVESIISFIIAFLILTYFEVVVGELVPKTIAIQMAEPMALFFARPIIIFYKITYPFNWVLSRSSRLITGIFGVKMLSEEDAALSEAELRFALSEGYRSGEITPTEYRYLNNVFDFDERDAREIMVPRTSIHYVSHDAKVSDVMAVIEGKTFSYLPVMMNGDKDQVAGILHMKELLHEVIRQNCSMEEKITSFIKPVLQLIETIQARDLLTQMQKKGIHMAVLLDEYGGTSGLVTMEDILEEIVGDIPSASSPDAVSDAAAERITTTGEDRYLLEPQVLIHDINRKLKTHIPAGDEVYTIGGWMLSEKYDLQKGDRLQSDDWIFTVLHMEGPRIIQIEAEKIEVEEQEAPAEIHE; encoded by the coding sequence GTGGAAACTGTGAAAATCATAATGGTTGTTTTACTTATTCTGTTGACTGCTTTTTTTGTCGCTTCCGAATATTCGGTCATCCGGGTCCGGCTGTCGAGAATGAACCAGTTGGCTGCGGAAGGCAACAAAAATGCCAAGGCCGTCAAACATATTATTTCCAAGCTGGATGAATTTCTGTCTGCGTGCCAGCTCGGCACGACACTGACATCCATGGCTCTTGGATGGCTGGGCGAGTCCACGGTCGAGCGGCTGCTTCATCCGCTGTTTGAGCTTTTGCATATCCCGGGCCCTGTCGAAAGTATTATATCGTTTATTATTGCATTTTTGATTTTAACGTATTTCGAAGTGGTTGTCGGAGAACTGGTACCCAAGACGATCGCAATCCAGATGGCCGAACCGATGGCTCTATTTTTTGCCCGTCCGATTATTATCTTCTATAAAATCACGTACCCTTTCAACTGGGTGCTCAGCCGATCCTCGCGTCTAATTACAGGTATTTTTGGCGTTAAAATGTTGTCGGAGGAGGATGCGGCACTAAGCGAGGCAGAGCTGCGCTTTGCCCTTTCCGAAGGTTATCGGAGCGGAGAGATTACACCAACGGAATACCGATATCTGAACAATGTATTTGATTTTGATGAGCGGGATGCACGGGAGATTATGGTGCCAAGAACGTCGATCCATTATGTTTCCCATGATGCCAAGGTAAGTGATGTGATGGCGGTGATTGAAGGGAAAACATTCAGCTATCTTCCAGTCATGATGAACGGGGACAAGGATCAGGTGGCAGGTATTCTGCATATGAAGGAGCTGCTGCATGAGGTGATACGCCAAAACTGCAGCATGGAGGAGAAGATAACCTCCTTCATTAAACCAGTCCTGCAATTGATTGAAACGATACAGGCACGCGATCTGCTGACCCAGATGCAGAAGAAAGGCATTCATATGGCCGTGCTTCTGGATGAGTATGGTGGGACATCCGGATTGGTGACCATGGAGGATATACTGGAGGAAATTGTCGGAGACATCCCGTCCGCGTCTTCACCGGATGCCGTGTCCGATGCTGCGGCAGAACGGATTACCACAACAGGAGAAGACCGTTATCTGCTTGAGCCGCAAGTGCTGATTCATGATATTAACCGGAAGCTGAAGACGCATATACCGGCTGGAGATGAGGTATATACGATCGGAGGATGGATGCTCTCAGAGAAATATGATCTGCAAAAAGGAGATCGGCTTCAGTCCGATGACTGGATCTTCACCGTTCTTCATATGGAAGGGCCCCGCATTATCCAGATTGAAGCGGAGAAGATTGAAGTTGAGGAGCAGGAAGCACCAGCAGAGATACATGAATGA
- a CDS encoding extracellular solute-binding protein gives MKRTGFIVLMVMMLILSACGDKKETAGGDAGSDKASSGDAGKDKDSGKMTLKWFIVASADAQLPAKDKDFVKKAIDEKFNVDLTVDYMPFGADFQNKLNSLISSGDTPDVFYSDGVSSNQYIKDGVAREIKDLVTPQTMPNYFKYWMTEKDLNMYQVQGKFARAPIPYAKDIYRSYYIRKDWLDKLGLKMPTNYDEMIAAMKAFTEQDPDGNGKKDTYGFTTYGGGTNMSMDFPEFVKNGLIGDFIVEGDKFIDTRTDPRVEQVLDDVKKVMAMGVVDPDWLLAKNGQQLEKAEQGKAGIILGMGKNLAFDNNPEGLQLKTKQITGNDKADWQPFHPFAETGTWIETVPGNPFLLSSQSSDDKIKKSVEILDWLAGEEGYLLTHYGQDGTDYTRDGSKIKINQEAFKKDVTDNGNFLSVYQWFTPVPDPKPLELEIEDPSITDRDKEIVKTIEGYKIVPSIGTSVVVKEGMDLAALRKRMNELMVSVLFDDKDASKWPAHRKELMTKYGGNEIFAYYAEQVSNASGKTVTFTGE, from the coding sequence ATGAAACGAACCGGATTTATTGTACTCATGGTCATGATGCTGATTTTATCCGCCTGCGGCGACAAGAAGGAAACGGCTGGTGGTGATGCGGGAAGCGACAAGGCTTCAAGCGGAGATGCTGGAAAAGATAAAGACAGCGGAAAAATGACTCTGAAATGGTTTATTGTCGCATCGGCTGACGCCCAGCTTCCAGCGAAAGATAAGGATTTTGTGAAGAAAGCCATTGATGAGAAGTTTAATGTGGATCTGACGGTCGACTATATGCCGTTTGGCGCCGATTTCCAAAACAAGCTCAACTCGCTTATTTCCTCCGGCGATACACCGGATGTGTTTTACTCTGATGGCGTTTCTTCCAACCAGTACATCAAGGACGGGGTAGCGCGCGAAATTAAAGACCTGGTGACTCCACAAACGATGCCTAACTACTTCAAGTACTGGATGACTGAGAAAGACTTGAATATGTACCAGGTGCAGGGTAAATTCGCCCGTGCTCCAATTCCATATGCCAAAGACATCTACCGTTCTTATTACATCCGCAAGGACTGGCTGGATAAGCTGGGCTTGAAGATGCCTACCAACTATGATGAAATGATCGCAGCCATGAAGGCTTTTACAGAGCAAGATCCGGACGGCAACGGTAAAAAGGATACCTATGGCTTCACCACGTATGGCGGCGGCACTAACATGTCGATGGATTTCCCTGAATTCGTGAAAAACGGGCTCATCGGCGACTTCATCGTAGAAGGCGACAAATTTATCGATACACGTACCGATCCGCGCGTTGAGCAGGTATTGGATGACGTAAAAAAAGTAATGGCTATGGGTGTTGTCGATCCTGACTGGCTGCTCGCGAAAAATGGACAGCAGCTTGAGAAAGCAGAGCAGGGTAAAGCAGGTATCATTCTCGGCATGGGCAAAAATCTGGCATTCGATAACAATCCGGAAGGTCTGCAGCTGAAAACGAAACAAATTACAGGTAATGACAAGGCGGATTGGCAGCCATTCCATCCGTTCGCGGAAACCGGAACCTGGATTGAGACTGTTCCAGGCAACCCGTTCCTGCTCAGCTCGCAATCTTCAGATGATAAGATCAAAAAATCCGTTGAGATCCTCGACTGGCTGGCTGGTGAAGAGGGCTACTTGCTGACGCACTACGGACAGGACGGTACAGACTATACTCGTGATGGCAGCAAGATCAAAATCAATCAAGAGGCGTTCAAGAAGGATGTTACGGACAACGGCAACTTCCTGTCCGTATACCAGTGGTTTACGCCTGTTCCTGATCCGAAACCATTGGAACTGGAAATTGAAGATCCAAGCATCACCGACCGCGACAAGGAGATTGTCAAAACGATCGAAGGATACAAAATCGTTCCTTCTATCGGCACAAGCGTGGTCGTGAAGGAAGGCATGGACTTGGCGGCACTCCGCAAACGAATGAACGAATTGATGGTGTCTGTCCTGTTCGATGATAAGGACGCTTCCAAGTGGCCTGCACACCGCAAGGAGCTCATGACCAAGTATGGCGGTAACGAAATCTTTGCTTACTATGCAGAACAAGTGTCCAATGCTTCCGGCAAAACCGTTACATTTACCGGAGAATAA
- a CDS encoding zinc-binding alcohol dehydrogenase, translated as MRAIKSLNGAAVIAELSEPEVKPQHVKVRIDYSSVSIGTELLMIRTNPEAFLGYSATGIVLEVGEGVTHVKPGQRVACYGTPAHREIMISPKHLTALVPDGVSAEEAAFSGIGAICIHALRQANLQFGETVVIIGVGILGQIIARIAHASNYRVIAMEPLKERRDILAAAGITQVCSNDEEMKQALAQTTGGKGADSVLVCASTRGESLIDNAMHWLRDRGSVVIVGDTGCEFDRDLFFSKEASVHISRAGGPGRYDKDYERAGFDYPIGYVRWTEGRNIEDFLRMIDENRIDIQSLITDRLAFNDLPEFYMRISKNPRPTMGVTVSID; from the coding sequence ATGAGAGCGATTAAAAGCCTGAACGGGGCAGCAGTTATTGCAGAGCTTTCCGAACCGGAGGTTAAACCCCAACATGTCAAAGTTCGAATTGATTATTCTTCTGTCAGCATTGGTACGGAACTGCTCATGATCCGGACGAATCCGGAAGCATTTCTCGGATACAGTGCAACCGGTATCGTATTGGAAGTCGGAGAAGGGGTTACCCATGTGAAGCCGGGACAACGGGTTGCATGCTATGGCACACCGGCGCACCGGGAAATTATGATATCACCCAAGCATCTTACCGCGCTTGTGCCGGATGGAGTATCTGCTGAGGAGGCAGCATTTTCGGGAATCGGGGCGATTTGTATACACGCGCTGAGGCAGGCCAACCTGCAATTTGGTGAAACGGTTGTGATTATCGGTGTTGGTATTCTCGGACAAATCATCGCCCGGATCGCTCACGCGTCTAATTATCGTGTCATTGCAATGGAGCCGTTGAAAGAACGGCGTGACATCCTTGCAGCAGCTGGAATTACGCAGGTATGCTCGAATGATGAGGAAATGAAGCAGGCGCTTGCACAAACGACAGGCGGCAAAGGAGCGGATTCGGTACTGGTTTGCGCAAGCACGCGCGGCGAGAGCTTGATCGATAATGCGATGCATTGGCTAAGAGATCGTGGAAGCGTTGTCATCGTTGGCGACACCGGCTGCGAATTTGACCGTGATCTATTCTTTAGCAAGGAAGCAAGCGTACATATTTCCCGTGCCGGCGGACCAGGGCGTTATGACAAGGACTATGAGCGGGCCGGTTTTGATTATCCAATCGGTTATGTCCGCTGGACAGAAGGCCGGAATATTGAGGACTTTTTACGAATGATTGATGAAAACCGTATCGATATCCAATCACTGATAACCGACCGGCTGGCGTTTAATGATCTGCCTGAGTTTTATATGCGTATCAGCAAGAATCCCCGGCCTACCATGGGTGTTACCGTGAGTATCGATTAA
- a CDS encoding zinc ribbon domain-containing protein produces MKKICPKCHHANDYGNFCEECGTRLLDGEASARTESAPASEGPVYPVYGGHAPGSAGQPSTGQAYLQNAKHVSKLYFSYFADVMKKPFAYAQNTGREQFVNGLITIMIFSLIIPLMIYLGFHDYAEFIGRGAFLTIVLKPFVGYVVFMMLLVTYTFLAVKFSKVNASYQDVAGRFGALLVPFTCSFLLSFVLTLLDAKIFVYFLLIGFIGSLFTVPALVISSYTKENRTGLDTVYGTILTYVLTFLTLYIMGKLLLSSIDYLMNSSLSPFF; encoded by the coding sequence ATGAAAAAGATTTGCCCGAAATGCCATCATGCCAATGACTACGGGAATTTTTGCGAGGAATGCGGGACGAGGCTGCTCGACGGCGAAGCATCCGCCCGGACAGAGTCTGCCCCGGCATCAGAAGGACCGGTATATCCCGTGTATGGAGGCCATGCTCCCGGATCTGCCGGGCAGCCGTCTACCGGACAAGCTTACCTGCAGAATGCGAAGCATGTATCGAAGCTGTATTTCAGCTATTTCGCTGATGTGATGAAGAAGCCGTTTGCCTATGCGCAAAATACGGGCCGCGAACAGTTTGTTAATGGATTAATTACGATTATGATCTTCTCGCTGATCATTCCGCTGATGATTTACCTGGGATTTCATGACTATGCCGAATTTATCGGAAGAGGCGCTTTTCTGACAATCGTTCTTAAGCCATTTGTCGGATATGTGGTGTTTATGATGCTTCTTGTAACCTATACCTTTCTGGCCGTGAAATTTTCCAAGGTGAACGCCAGCTATCAGGATGTAGCCGGAAGATTCGGAGCATTGCTGGTGCCGTTCACATGCAGCTTTTTGCTTTCTTTCGTACTGACACTGCTCGATGCCAAAATTTTTGTCTATTTTCTGTTGATCGGTTTTATCGGGTCTCTATTCACGGTACCTGCACTTGTAATCAGCAGCTATACTAAGGAGAATCGCACCGGACTTGATACGGTATACGGTACGATTTTAACCTATGTGCTAACATTCCTTACGCTGTACATCATGGGGAAATTGCTGCTCAGCTCGATTGATTATCTGATGAACAGCAGCCTATCGCCGTTCTTCTAA